One region of Gorilla gorilla gorilla isolate KB3781 chromosome 13, NHGRI_mGorGor1-v2.1_pri, whole genome shotgun sequence genomic DNA includes:
- the PLIN2 gene encoding perilipin-2 isoform X5 produces the protein MASVAVDPQPSVVTRVVNLPLVSSTYDLMSSAYLSTKDQYPYLKSVCEMAENGVKTITSVAMTSALPIIQKLEPQIAVANTYACKGLDRIEERLPILNQPSTQIVANAKGAVTGAKDAVTTTVTGAKDSVASTITGVMDKTKGAVTGSVEKTKSVVSGSINTVLGSRMMQLVSSGVENALTKSELLVEQYLPLTEEELEKEAKKVEGFDLVQKPSYYVRLGSLSTKLRSRAYQQALSRVKEAKQKSQQTISQLHSTVHLIEFARKNVYSANQKIQDAQDKLYLSWVEWKRSIGYDDTDESHCAEHIESRTLAIARNLTQQLQTTCHTLLSNIQGVPQNIQDQAKHMGVMAGDIYSVFRNAASFKEVSDSLLTSSKGQLQKMKESLDDVMDYLVNNTPLNWLVGPFYPQLTESQNAQDQGAEMDKSSQETQRSEHKTH, from the exons ATGGCATCCGTTGCAGTTGATCCACAACCG AGTGTGGTGACTCGGGTGGTCAACCTGCCCTTGGTGAGCTCCACGTATGACCTCATGTCCTCAGCCTATCTCAGTACAAAGGACCAGTATCCCTACCTGAAGTCTGTGTGTGAGATGGCAGAGAACGGTGTGAAGACCATCACCTCCGTGGCCATGACCAGTGCTCTGCCCATCATCCAGAAGCTAGAGCCACAAA TTGCAGTTGCCAATACCTATGCCTGTAAGGGGCTAGACAGGATTGAGGAGAGACTGCCTATTCTGAATCAGCCATCAACTCAG ATTGTTGCCAATGCCAAAGGTGCTGTGACTGGGGCAAAAGATGCTGTGACGACTACTGTGACTGGGGCCAAGGATTCTGTGGCCAGCACGATCACAGGGGTGATGGACAAGACCAAAGGGGCAGTGACTGGCAGTGTGGAGAAGACCAAGTCTGTGGTCAGTGGCAGCATTAACACAGTCTTGGGGAGTCGGATGATGCAGCTCGTGAGCAGTGGCGTAGAAAATGCACTCACCAAATCAGAGCTGTTGGTAGAACAGTACCTCCCTCTCACTGAGGAAGAACTAG aaaaagaagcaaaaaaagttGAAGGATTTGATCTGGTTCAGAAGCCAAGTTATTATGTTAGACTGGGATCCCTGTCTACCAAGCTTCGCTCCCGTGCCTACCAGCAGGCTCTCAGCAGGGTTAAAGAAGCTAAGCAAAAAAGCCAACAGACCATTTCTCAGCTCCATTCTACTGTTCACCTG ATTGAATTTGCCAGGAAGAATGTGTATAGTGCCAATCAGAAAATTCAGGATGCTCAGGATAAGCTGTACCTCTCATGGGTAGAGTGGAAAAGGAGCATTGGATATGATGATACTGATGAGTCCCACTGTGCTGAG cacATTGAGTCACGTACTCTTGCAATTGCCCGCAACCTGACTCAGCAGCTCCAGACCACGTGCCACACCCTCCTGTCCAACATCCAAGGTGTACCGCAGAACATCCAAGATCAGGCCAAGCACATGGGGGTGATGGCAGGCGACATCTACTCAGTGTTCCGCAATGCTGCCTCCTTTAAAGAAGTGTCTGACAGCCTCCTCACTTCTAGCAAGGGGCAGCTGCAGAAAATGAAGGAATCTTTAGATGACGTGATGGATTATCTTGTTAACAACACGCCCCTCAACTGGCTGGTAGGTCCCTTTTATCCTCAGTTGACTGAGTCTCAAAATGCTCAGGACCAAGGTGCAGAGATGGACAAGAGCAGCCAGGAGACCCAGCGATCTGAGCACAAAACTCATTAA
- the PLIN2 gene encoding perilipin-2 isoform X4, with product MASVAVDPQPSVVTRVVNLPLVSSTYDLMSSAYLSTKDQYPYLKSVCEMAENGVKTITSVAMTSALPIIQKLEPQIAVANTYACKGLDRIEERLPILNQPSTQIVANAKGAVTGAKDAVTTTVTGAKDSVASTITGVMDKTKGAVTGSVEKTKSVVSGSINTVLGSRMMQLVSSGVENALTKSELLVEQYLPLTEEELEKEAKKVEGFDLVQKPSYYVRLGSLSTKLRSRAYQQALSRVKEAKQKSQQTISQLHSTVHLIEFARKNVYSANQKIQDAQDKLYLSWVEWKRSIGYDDTDESHCAEHIESRTLAIARNLTQQLQTTCHTLLSNIQGVPQNIQDQAKHMGVMAGDIYSVFRNAASFKEVSDSLLTSSKGQLQKMKESLDDVMDYLVNNTPLNWLVFDFTTIDLTSETDEIPDIIALEEENGSNHSHANGPVLSGQNVE from the exons ATGGCATCCGTTGCAGTTGATCCACAACCG AGTGTGGTGACTCGGGTGGTCAACCTGCCCTTGGTGAGCTCCACGTATGACCTCATGTCCTCAGCCTATCTCAGTACAAAGGACCAGTATCCCTACCTGAAGTCTGTGTGTGAGATGGCAGAGAACGGTGTGAAGACCATCACCTCCGTGGCCATGACCAGTGCTCTGCCCATCATCCAGAAGCTAGAGCCACAAA TTGCAGTTGCCAATACCTATGCCTGTAAGGGGCTAGACAGGATTGAGGAGAGACTGCCTATTCTGAATCAGCCATCAACTCAG ATTGTTGCCAATGCCAAAGGTGCTGTGACTGGGGCAAAAGATGCTGTGACGACTACTGTGACTGGGGCCAAGGATTCTGTGGCCAGCACGATCACAGGGGTGATGGACAAGACCAAAGGGGCAGTGACTGGCAGTGTGGAGAAGACCAAGTCTGTGGTCAGTGGCAGCATTAACACAGTCTTGGGGAGTCGGATGATGCAGCTCGTGAGCAGTGGCGTAGAAAATGCACTCACCAAATCAGAGCTGTTGGTAGAACAGTACCTCCCTCTCACTGAGGAAGAACTAG aaaaagaagcaaaaaaagttGAAGGATTTGATCTGGTTCAGAAGCCAAGTTATTATGTTAGACTGGGATCCCTGTCTACCAAGCTTCGCTCCCGTGCCTACCAGCAGGCTCTCAGCAGGGTTAAAGAAGCTAAGCAAAAAAGCCAACAGACCATTTCTCAGCTCCATTCTACTGTTCACCTG ATTGAATTTGCCAGGAAGAATGTGTATAGTGCCAATCAGAAAATTCAGGATGCTCAGGATAAGCTGTACCTCTCATGGGTAGAGTGGAAAAGGAGCATTGGATATGATGATACTGATGAGTCCCACTGTGCTGAG cacATTGAGTCACGTACTCTTGCAATTGCCCGCAACCTGACTCAGCAGCTCCAGACCACGTGCCACACCCTCCTGTCCAACATCCAAGGTGTACCGCAGAACATCCAAGATCAGGCCAAGCACATGGGGGTGATGGCAGGCGACATCTACTCAGTGTTCCGCAATGCTGCCTCCTTTAAAGAAGTGTCTGACAGCCTCCTCACTTCTAGCAAGGGGCAGCTGCAGAAAATGAAGGAATCTTTAGATGACGTGATGGATTATCTTGTTAACAACACGCCCCTCAACTGGCTG GTGTTTGATTTCACCACCATAGACTTGACATCTGAGACTGATGAAATTCCAGATATTATAGCTTTGGAAGAGGAGAATGGATCAAATCATTCACATGCTAATGGCCCTGTCCTCTCAGGGCAAAATGttgaataa
- the PLIN2 gene encoding perilipin-2 isoform X6: MASVAVDPQPSVVTRVVNLPLVSSTYDLMSSAYLSTKDQYPYLKSVCEMAENGVKTITSVAMTSALPIIQKLEPQIAVANTYACKGLDRIEERLPILNQPSTQIVANAKGAVTGAKDAVTTTVTGAKDSVASTITGVMDKTKGAVTGSVEKTKSVVSGSINTVLGSRMMQLVSSGVENALTKSELLVEQYLPLTEEELEKEAKKVEGFDLVQKPSYYVRLGSLSTKLRSRAYQQALSRVKEAKQKSQQTISQLHSTVHLIEFARKNVYSANQKIQDAQDKLYLSWVEWKRSIGYDDTDESHCAEHIESRTLAIARNLTQQLQTTCHTLLSNIQGVPQNIQDQAKHMGVMAGDIYSVFRNAASFKEVSDSLLTSSKGQLQKMKESLDDVMDYLVNNTPLNWLTESRSVAQAGVAVNLGSLLLDSSDSPASAS, from the exons ATGGCATCCGTTGCAGTTGATCCACAACCG AGTGTGGTGACTCGGGTGGTCAACCTGCCCTTGGTGAGCTCCACGTATGACCTCATGTCCTCAGCCTATCTCAGTACAAAGGACCAGTATCCCTACCTGAAGTCTGTGTGTGAGATGGCAGAGAACGGTGTGAAGACCATCACCTCCGTGGCCATGACCAGTGCTCTGCCCATCATCCAGAAGCTAGAGCCACAAA TTGCAGTTGCCAATACCTATGCCTGTAAGGGGCTAGACAGGATTGAGGAGAGACTGCCTATTCTGAATCAGCCATCAACTCAG ATTGTTGCCAATGCCAAAGGTGCTGTGACTGGGGCAAAAGATGCTGTGACGACTACTGTGACTGGGGCCAAGGATTCTGTGGCCAGCACGATCACAGGGGTGATGGACAAGACCAAAGGGGCAGTGACTGGCAGTGTGGAGAAGACCAAGTCTGTGGTCAGTGGCAGCATTAACACAGTCTTGGGGAGTCGGATGATGCAGCTCGTGAGCAGTGGCGTAGAAAATGCACTCACCAAATCAGAGCTGTTGGTAGAACAGTACCTCCCTCTCACTGAGGAAGAACTAG aaaaagaagcaaaaaaagttGAAGGATTTGATCTGGTTCAGAAGCCAAGTTATTATGTTAGACTGGGATCCCTGTCTACCAAGCTTCGCTCCCGTGCCTACCAGCAGGCTCTCAGCAGGGTTAAAGAAGCTAAGCAAAAAAGCCAACAGACCATTTCTCAGCTCCATTCTACTGTTCACCTG ATTGAATTTGCCAGGAAGAATGTGTATAGTGCCAATCAGAAAATTCAGGATGCTCAGGATAAGCTGTACCTCTCATGGGTAGAGTGGAAAAGGAGCATTGGATATGATGATACTGATGAGTCCCACTGTGCTGAG cacATTGAGTCACGTACTCTTGCAATTGCCCGCAACCTGACTCAGCAGCTCCAGACCACGTGCCACACCCTCCTGTCCAACATCCAAGGTGTACCGCAGAACATCCAAGATCAGGCCAAGCACATGGGGGTGATGGCAGGCGACATCTACTCAGTGTTCCGCAATGCTGCCTCCTTTAAAGAAGTGTCTGACAGCCTCCTCACTTCTAGCAAGGGGCAGCTGCAGAAAATGAAGGAATCTTTAGATGACGTGATGGATTATCTTGTTAACAACACGCCCCTCAACTGGCTG acagagtctcgctctgtcgcccaggctggagtggcggtgaacctcggctcactgctcctggattcaagtgattctcctgcctcagcctcctga
- the PLIN2 gene encoding perilipin-2 isoform X1: MASVAVDPQPSVVTRVVNLPLVSSTYDLMSSAYLSTKDQYPYLKSVCEMAENGVKTITSVAMTSALPIIQKLEPQIAVANTYACKGLDRIEERLPILNQPSTQGLALSPRLSAVAQSRLTAALANRQISYLFTSFAPPAIPKDWQIVANAKGAVTGAKDAVTTTVTGAKDSVASTITGVMDKTKGAVTGSVEKTKSVVSGSINTVLGSRMMQLVSSGVENALTKSELLVEQYLPLTEEELEKEAKKVEGFDLVQKPSYYVRLGSLSTKLRSRAYQQALSRVKEAKQKSQQTISQLHSTVHLIEFARKNVYSANQKIQDAQDKLYLSWVEWKRSIGYDDTDESHCAEHIESRTLAIARNLTQQLQTTCHTLLSNIQGVPQNIQDQAKHMGVMAGDIYSVFRNAASFKEVSDSLLTSSKGQLQKMKESLDDVMDYLVNNTPLNWLVFDFTTIDLTSETDEIPDIIALEEENGSNHSHANGPVLSGQNVE, translated from the exons ATGGCATCCGTTGCAGTTGATCCACAACCG AGTGTGGTGACTCGGGTGGTCAACCTGCCCTTGGTGAGCTCCACGTATGACCTCATGTCCTCAGCCTATCTCAGTACAAAGGACCAGTATCCCTACCTGAAGTCTGTGTGTGAGATGGCAGAGAACGGTGTGAAGACCATCACCTCCGTGGCCATGACCAGTGCTCTGCCCATCATCCAGAAGCTAGAGCCACAAA TTGCAGTTGCCAATACCTATGCCTGTAAGGGGCTAGACAGGATTGAGGAGAGACTGCCTATTCTGAATCAGCCATCAACTCAG ggtcttgctctgtcacccaggctgagtgcagtggcacaatcacggctcactgcagccttggcaaaCAGGCAAATTTCATATCTGTTTACTTCATTTGCTCCTCCAGCAATTCCCAAGGATTGGCAG ATTGTTGCCAATGCCAAAGGTGCTGTGACTGGGGCAAAAGATGCTGTGACGACTACTGTGACTGGGGCCAAGGATTCTGTGGCCAGCACGATCACAGGGGTGATGGACAAGACCAAAGGGGCAGTGACTGGCAGTGTGGAGAAGACCAAGTCTGTGGTCAGTGGCAGCATTAACACAGTCTTGGGGAGTCGGATGATGCAGCTCGTGAGCAGTGGCGTAGAAAATGCACTCACCAAATCAGAGCTGTTGGTAGAACAGTACCTCCCTCTCACTGAGGAAGAACTAG aaaaagaagcaaaaaaagttGAAGGATTTGATCTGGTTCAGAAGCCAAGTTATTATGTTAGACTGGGATCCCTGTCTACCAAGCTTCGCTCCCGTGCCTACCAGCAGGCTCTCAGCAGGGTTAAAGAAGCTAAGCAAAAAAGCCAACAGACCATTTCTCAGCTCCATTCTACTGTTCACCTG ATTGAATTTGCCAGGAAGAATGTGTATAGTGCCAATCAGAAAATTCAGGATGCTCAGGATAAGCTGTACCTCTCATGGGTAGAGTGGAAAAGGAGCATTGGATATGATGATACTGATGAGTCCCACTGTGCTGAG cacATTGAGTCACGTACTCTTGCAATTGCCCGCAACCTGACTCAGCAGCTCCAGACCACGTGCCACACCCTCCTGTCCAACATCCAAGGTGTACCGCAGAACATCCAAGATCAGGCCAAGCACATGGGGGTGATGGCAGGCGACATCTACTCAGTGTTCCGCAATGCTGCCTCCTTTAAAGAAGTGTCTGACAGCCTCCTCACTTCTAGCAAGGGGCAGCTGCAGAAAATGAAGGAATCTTTAGATGACGTGATGGATTATCTTGTTAACAACACGCCCCTCAACTGGCTG GTGTTTGATTTCACCACCATAGACTTGACATCTGAGACTGATGAAATTCCAGATATTATAGCTTTGGAAGAGGAGAATGGATCAAATCATTCACATGCTAATGGCCCTGTCCTCTCAGGGCAAAATGttgaataa
- the PLIN2 gene encoding perilipin-2 isoform X3: MASVAVDPQPSVVTRVVNLPLVSSTYDLMSSAYLSTKDQYPYLKSVCEMAENGVKTITSVAMTSALPIIQKLEPQIAVANTYACKGLDRIEERLPILNQPSTQGLALSPRLSAVAQSRLTAALANRQISYLFTSFAPPAIPKDWQIVANAKGAVTGAKDAVTTTVTGAKDSVASTITGVMDKTKGAVTGSVEKTKSVVSGSINTVLGSRMMQLVSSGVENALTKSELLVEQYLPLTEEELEKEAKKVEGFDLVQKPSYYVRLGSLSTKLRSRAYQQALSRVKEAKQKSQQTISQLHSTVHLIEFARKNVYSANQKIQDAQDKLYLSWVEWKRSIGYDDTDESHCAEHIESRTLAIARNLTQQLQTTCHTLLSNIQGVPQNIQDQAKHMGVMAGDIYSVFRNAASFKEVSDSLLTSSKGQLQKMKESLDDVMDYLVNNTPLNWLTESRSVAQAGVAVNLGSLLLDSSDSPASAS, encoded by the exons ATGGCATCCGTTGCAGTTGATCCACAACCG AGTGTGGTGACTCGGGTGGTCAACCTGCCCTTGGTGAGCTCCACGTATGACCTCATGTCCTCAGCCTATCTCAGTACAAAGGACCAGTATCCCTACCTGAAGTCTGTGTGTGAGATGGCAGAGAACGGTGTGAAGACCATCACCTCCGTGGCCATGACCAGTGCTCTGCCCATCATCCAGAAGCTAGAGCCACAAA TTGCAGTTGCCAATACCTATGCCTGTAAGGGGCTAGACAGGATTGAGGAGAGACTGCCTATTCTGAATCAGCCATCAACTCAG ggtcttgctctgtcacccaggctgagtgcagtggcacaatcacggctcactgcagccttggcaaaCAGGCAAATTTCATATCTGTTTACTTCATTTGCTCCTCCAGCAATTCCCAAGGATTGGCAG ATTGTTGCCAATGCCAAAGGTGCTGTGACTGGGGCAAAAGATGCTGTGACGACTACTGTGACTGGGGCCAAGGATTCTGTGGCCAGCACGATCACAGGGGTGATGGACAAGACCAAAGGGGCAGTGACTGGCAGTGTGGAGAAGACCAAGTCTGTGGTCAGTGGCAGCATTAACACAGTCTTGGGGAGTCGGATGATGCAGCTCGTGAGCAGTGGCGTAGAAAATGCACTCACCAAATCAGAGCTGTTGGTAGAACAGTACCTCCCTCTCACTGAGGAAGAACTAG aaaaagaagcaaaaaaagttGAAGGATTTGATCTGGTTCAGAAGCCAAGTTATTATGTTAGACTGGGATCCCTGTCTACCAAGCTTCGCTCCCGTGCCTACCAGCAGGCTCTCAGCAGGGTTAAAGAAGCTAAGCAAAAAAGCCAACAGACCATTTCTCAGCTCCATTCTACTGTTCACCTG ATTGAATTTGCCAGGAAGAATGTGTATAGTGCCAATCAGAAAATTCAGGATGCTCAGGATAAGCTGTACCTCTCATGGGTAGAGTGGAAAAGGAGCATTGGATATGATGATACTGATGAGTCCCACTGTGCTGAG cacATTGAGTCACGTACTCTTGCAATTGCCCGCAACCTGACTCAGCAGCTCCAGACCACGTGCCACACCCTCCTGTCCAACATCCAAGGTGTACCGCAGAACATCCAAGATCAGGCCAAGCACATGGGGGTGATGGCAGGCGACATCTACTCAGTGTTCCGCAATGCTGCCTCCTTTAAAGAAGTGTCTGACAGCCTCCTCACTTCTAGCAAGGGGCAGCTGCAGAAAATGAAGGAATCTTTAGATGACGTGATGGATTATCTTGTTAACAACACGCCCCTCAACTGGCTG acagagtctcgctctgtcgcccaggctggagtggcggtgaacctcggctcactgctcctggattcaagtgattctcctgcctcagcctcctga
- the PLIN2 gene encoding perilipin-2 isoform X2 — protein sequence MASVAVDPQPSVVTRVVNLPLVSSTYDLMSSAYLSTKDQYPYLKSVCEMAENGVKTITSVAMTSALPIIQKLEPQIAVANTYACKGLDRIEERLPILNQPSTQGLALSPRLSAVAQSRLTAALANRQISYLFTSFAPPAIPKDWQIVANAKGAVTGAKDAVTTTVTGAKDSVASTITGVMDKTKGAVTGSVEKTKSVVSGSINTVLGSRMMQLVSSGVENALTKSELLVEQYLPLTEEELEKEAKKVEGFDLVQKPSYYVRLGSLSTKLRSRAYQQALSRVKEAKQKSQQTISQLHSTVHLIEFARKNVYSANQKIQDAQDKLYLSWVEWKRSIGYDDTDESHCAEHIESRTLAIARNLTQQLQTTCHTLLSNIQGVPQNIQDQAKHMGVMAGDIYSVFRNAASFKEVSDSLLTSSKGQLQKMKESLDDVMDYLVNNTPLNWLVGPFYPQLTESQNAQDQGAEMDKSSQETQRSEHKTH from the exons ATGGCATCCGTTGCAGTTGATCCACAACCG AGTGTGGTGACTCGGGTGGTCAACCTGCCCTTGGTGAGCTCCACGTATGACCTCATGTCCTCAGCCTATCTCAGTACAAAGGACCAGTATCCCTACCTGAAGTCTGTGTGTGAGATGGCAGAGAACGGTGTGAAGACCATCACCTCCGTGGCCATGACCAGTGCTCTGCCCATCATCCAGAAGCTAGAGCCACAAA TTGCAGTTGCCAATACCTATGCCTGTAAGGGGCTAGACAGGATTGAGGAGAGACTGCCTATTCTGAATCAGCCATCAACTCAG ggtcttgctctgtcacccaggctgagtgcagtggcacaatcacggctcactgcagccttggcaaaCAGGCAAATTTCATATCTGTTTACTTCATTTGCTCCTCCAGCAATTCCCAAGGATTGGCAG ATTGTTGCCAATGCCAAAGGTGCTGTGACTGGGGCAAAAGATGCTGTGACGACTACTGTGACTGGGGCCAAGGATTCTGTGGCCAGCACGATCACAGGGGTGATGGACAAGACCAAAGGGGCAGTGACTGGCAGTGTGGAGAAGACCAAGTCTGTGGTCAGTGGCAGCATTAACACAGTCTTGGGGAGTCGGATGATGCAGCTCGTGAGCAGTGGCGTAGAAAATGCACTCACCAAATCAGAGCTGTTGGTAGAACAGTACCTCCCTCTCACTGAGGAAGAACTAG aaaaagaagcaaaaaaagttGAAGGATTTGATCTGGTTCAGAAGCCAAGTTATTATGTTAGACTGGGATCCCTGTCTACCAAGCTTCGCTCCCGTGCCTACCAGCAGGCTCTCAGCAGGGTTAAAGAAGCTAAGCAAAAAAGCCAACAGACCATTTCTCAGCTCCATTCTACTGTTCACCTG ATTGAATTTGCCAGGAAGAATGTGTATAGTGCCAATCAGAAAATTCAGGATGCTCAGGATAAGCTGTACCTCTCATGGGTAGAGTGGAAAAGGAGCATTGGATATGATGATACTGATGAGTCCCACTGTGCTGAG cacATTGAGTCACGTACTCTTGCAATTGCCCGCAACCTGACTCAGCAGCTCCAGACCACGTGCCACACCCTCCTGTCCAACATCCAAGGTGTACCGCAGAACATCCAAGATCAGGCCAAGCACATGGGGGTGATGGCAGGCGACATCTACTCAGTGTTCCGCAATGCTGCCTCCTTTAAAGAAGTGTCTGACAGCCTCCTCACTTCTAGCAAGGGGCAGCTGCAGAAAATGAAGGAATCTTTAGATGACGTGATGGATTATCTTGTTAACAACACGCCCCTCAACTGGCTGGTAGGTCCCTTTTATCCTCAGTTGACTGAGTCTCAAAATGCTCAGGACCAAGGTGCAGAGATGGACAAGAGCAGCCAGGAGACCCAGCGATCTGAGCACAAAACTCATTAA